Proteins found in one Cheilinus undulatus linkage group 9, ASM1832078v1, whole genome shotgun sequence genomic segment:
- the LOC121514741 gene encoding uncharacterized protein C11orf24-like translates to MSPVPSTVQSSPWVCLHLLGLLLLLSHSSSTVTSRKDPDPGNLLAPPNTIQGDHVDDHDHVETMSLPQSSRNSNQNSPGDTVASLTPPKQAMEGIALSNTSTKQQPAAPDPPPTEQVHVTTKGKIDSTSNETSKTLTTSTPTTTTKPTTKPTPTTTTKPTAPTTTTKPTTTPTTTTKPTTTPTPTPTPTPTTTPTTTLTTQTASTMSSPPTNVTTFAPAPSATKPVTLSSPPQTTAAQPQTTKTTSAANSTPSPPMTPPATSSTTSTTSPTPTAKTSKSTTSAATPGPKATTGSVAMPQPNSSSTRTPQIQKTSPPTGPATVTPTSHRDEGMRQGNGVVDVAGSALTRKLVDTASLLAVLLFGLLFFLVTVAVFVTQAYESYRRKDYTQVDYLINGMYTDSGV, encoded by the exons ATGTCCCCGGTTCCCTCCACGGTTCAGTCGAGTCCTTGGGTGTGTCTTCACCTCCTCggcctgctcctcctcctctctcactcctcctcCACGGTGACCTCGAGGAAGGACCCTGATCCTGGCAACCTCCTGGCTCCCCCAAACACAATACAAG GTGATCATGTTGATGATCATGATCATGTTGAGACCATGTCTCTGCCACAGAGCAGTCGGAACTCCAACCAGAATTCACCAGGCGACACTGTAGCATCCTTAACGCCACCCAAACAGGCAATGGAAGGAATAGCGTTATCCAACACGTCAACCAAACAACAGCCAGCAGCACCAGACCCTCCGCCTACTGAACAGGTTCATGTGACCACGAAGGGAAAGATTGACTCAACCAGCAATGAAACGTCAAAAACACTGACGACATCGACACCGACAACAACAACGAAACCAACAACGAAACCGACACCGACAACAACAACGAAACCGAcggcaccaacaacaacaacgaaACCAACAACGACACCGACAACAACAACGAAACCGACAACAACACCAACACCGACACCAACACCGACACCAACAACGACACCAACAACGACACTGACAACACAGACGGCGTCTACAATGTCATCTCCACCTACAAACGTCACAACATTTGCTCCAGCACCTTCAGCTACAAAACCAGTGACACTATCATCCCCACcacaaacaacagcagctcagcctcAAACGACGAAGACGACCTCTGCAGCAAATTCAACACCCTCGCCACCAATGACACCTCCAGCAACATCTTCTACAACCTCGACAACTTCACCAACGCCAACAGCAAAAACCTCTAAAAGCACAACATCTGCAGCAACACCTGGCCCTAAAGCAACCACCGGTTCAGTCGCCATGCCACAGCCAAACTCCTCAAGCACCAGGACACCACAGATCCAGAAGACCTCGCCACCCACAGGACCGGCTACCGTCACTCCAACCAGCCATCGTGACGAGGGAATGCGGCAAGGGAACGGCGTTGTAGATGTAGCAGGATCGGCTCTGACCAGAAAGCTGGTGGATACGGCGTCTTTGCTCGCCGTCCTGCTCTTTGGCTTGCTCTTCTTCCTGGTGACGGTGGCGGTTTTTGTTACGCAAGCCTACGAGAGCTACAGGAGGAAGGACTACACACAGGTGGACTACCTGATCAACGGCATGTACACTGACTCTGGGGTGTGA